A genomic stretch from Anaerococcus mediterraneensis includes:
- a CDS encoding helix-turn-helix transcriptional regulator — MGFSYNKLWKLLIDKNMKKTDLQCAIATTPKTIAKMGRDENVSLETLGKICEYFQCDIGDIIEYKNGVKINDK; from the coding sequence ATGGGATTTTCATATAATAAATTATGGAAGTTATTAATAGATAAAAATATGAAAAAAACAGACTTACAATGTGCAATAGCAACAACTCCTAAGACAATAGCCAAGATGGGAAGAGATGAAAATGTAAGTTTGGAAACATTAGGAAAGATTTGTGAGTATTTTCAATGTGATATTGGAGATATTATTGAATATAAAAATGGAGTTAAGATAAATGATAAATAA
- a CDS encoding DUF1837 domain-containing protein, producing MIVSQNSKDVIKIFQNIKDIPISTNLDDGNLNIFMCPINARKFDYNQISLVLVDSVIDYAISKKNITKYQNKPGRLSQIARKKFKEYLNNTGELGELLLYCFLEGHLNAPKILTKMEMKTSNKMYVNGSDGVHLLSNCDGTYKLIFGESKLYKNISDALYEAFKSINDFINEINTSGENKSGINYEKDLISSNIDNFELSDEDKAILEFIIYPSKNEKKLHIDDAFSIFIGYEIDISEETKKCTSSDFIDEVKKKILLELDSFENKVYKKINDNNLLGHTFFVYIVPFTDIDNTRRKILEDILT from the coding sequence TTGATAGTAAGTCAAAATTCAAAAGATGTAATTAAGATATTTCAAAATATAAAAGATATACCTATAAGTACAAATTTAGATGACGGGAATTTAAATATTTTTATGTGTCCAATAAATGCTAGGAAATTTGATTATAATCAAATTTCCTTAGTATTAGTAGATTCTGTAATTGATTATGCTATATCCAAGAAAAATATAACAAAATATCAAAATAAGCCTGGAAGATTATCACAAATTGCACGTAAAAAGTTTAAAGAATACTTGAATAATACAGGTGAATTAGGTGAATTGCTTTTATATTGTTTTTTAGAGGGTCATTTAAATGCCCCTAAAATTTTAACAAAAATGGAGATGAAAACATCTAACAAAATGTATGTCAATGGATCAGATGGAGTGCATCTTTTGAGTAATTGTGACGGAACATATAAACTTATATTTGGGGAATCTAAGTTATATAAAAATATATCAGATGCTTTATATGAAGCATTTAAATCTATAAATGATTTTATTAATGAGATAAATACTAGTGGAGAAAATAAAAGTGGTATAAATTATGAAAAAGATTTAATATCATCAAATATTGATAATTTTGAGTTGAGTGATGAGGATAAGGCTATATTAGAATTTATAATATATCCATCTAAAAATGAGAAAAAATTGCACATAGACGATGCTTTTTCTATTTTTATTGGTTATGAAATAGATATATCAGAAGAGACGAAGAAATGTACTAGCAGTGATTTTATTGATGAAGTTAAGAAAAAAATTCTCTTGGAATTAGATTCTTTTGAAAATAAGGTATATAAAAAAATTAATGACAACAATTTATTAGGGCATACTTTTTTTGTCTACATTGTTCCATTCACTGATATAGATAATACAAGAAGAAAAATTTTAGAGGATATTTTAACATGA